From the genome of Methanofollis sp.:
GGCGGGTTTCGGGGCGCTGACCCCCTTCTGCTCGTGCTCGACGATCCCGATCCTCCTCGGCCTCCTGGACGCGGGCATCCCCTTCGGCGTCTGCATGTCCTTCCTCATCGCCTCGCCCCTCCTCAACCCGGTCATCCTCTCCCTCCTCGTCGCCCTGGTCGGCGTCGTGCCGACCGCGGTCTACGCGGCGATCACCTTCCTCGCGGCCGTGGGCCTCGGCGCCCTCCTCGGGCAGCTCGGCTACGGGCGGCACGTGAAGGACGTGATGGTGGAGAGGGACGGAGGGTGCGCATGCACCGCGGAGAGCGGCCACGGCCCGCGCCTCAGGCGGGCCCTCGCCTTCGCCCTCTCCCTCTTCAGGCACGTCTTCCCGTACCTCCTCCTCGGCGCCGGGATCGGGGCCTTCATCTACGGCTTCGTCCCCGAAGACCTCATCGTCGGCCTTGCCGGGCCGGACAACCCCCTCGCCATCCCGGCGGCGGCGGTGATCGGCATCCCGATGTACATCAGGGCCGAGACGATCATCCCGATCTCGGCCGTCCTCCTGGAAAAGGGGATGGGCATCGGGGCGGTGATGG
Proteins encoded in this window:
- a CDS encoding permease, with amino-acid sequence MTAGGFFAVITAELVLLFIGISFLVGLLHEYIPEERIRAVLAGRRRGTGHFIGAGFGALTPFCSCSTIPILLGLLDAGIPFGVCMSFLIASPLLNPVILSLLVALVGVVPTAVYAAITFLAAVGLGALLGQLGYGRHVKDVMVERDGGCACTAESGHGPRLRRALAFALSLFRHVFPYLLLGAGIGAFIYGFVPEDLIVGLAGPDNPLAIPAAAVIGIPMYIRAETIIPISAVLLEKGMGIGAVMALIIGGAGASIPEVTLLAAIFEKKLVAVFVGVILGVAVLTGAAFSLLAAGGMI